The segment CTGGTGATACTAGAAAAATATAGACCTGCTCTTGCGTCTGCTGCCCACAGGTGACAGGCAAACTTGTGCGAGACTGCAGAGTGACAGGAAAGAAGGGCTCCAACCCACACCCGCCCAGCTGACAGGAAAATCGGAACACGAGCGGACGCCACGTTTAACGAGCGCCCGGCTCTATGGCAGGAAAGTGCATTCGGAGGCTGTGGGTGGCACCAGTGTCGCCAAGGCACCTTTAGGGAGCATCCCAGGTACCCCACCCTGGCTGTGAGAGGCCCACGGCGGGGAGTCCAACGGCTCACGCTTGATCATGGGTGGGGTCCCGGGAGCTCTGCAGTCACAGCCCAGAGCCGGGGGCTGGTGGCCCCGCACACAGAGGCAGCGGGGAGGCTCCAGGCACACACAGGGTGTACAGGGTGCAGGGTGGACTGGGGCCAGCTCCCTGCCGGGCCTGGGGGCAGCCCTTGGCATGCCGTGCCCCAGGTGCGGGCCGTACAGGTGGTGCCTAGAGTCTGGCTCTGTTTTCAGGTGCATCCTGGTCGGGAAAGTGACCAGCTGTCTCTTGGCCACATCACTGGCTCCCAGCCACACATGGCTTGGGGACAGGGAGTAGCCATCTGCTGCGTCCTCGGACCCAGAGTCACCCTCCATCTTGATGGGCACATCTAGGGACAACATGGGATTGCACGGGGCCCCTGGGGGCATGGGGACACCTCGCAACTTGATGTCCTCGGTGGAATAGGCCCCTGCTGCGAGACGCTGTACGCCAGGCTGAGGGAGCCGGTTCTCCATGCTCCCCTGGGGGAAGGGGCAGCTGGCGGGAGGGTGCACCTGGCCCTGAACACCATCCCGCAGGGCTCTGCTGGCCCGGCTGGCGTAGGCACTGGGGGGCTGGTGACAGCTGGGGGAGTTCCTGAAGGGACTGACACCACTGGCAGGGATGGTGCCCGGGGTGCCGGGGTAGGGCATGCAGGAGCCCCGGGGCACAGCGGGCATGGAGAACACGTCACTCCTGCTGGGCTCCAGCTTCAGCTTGGCGCCATCCTGACCATGCTTCCCTGTCACCCAGTTCAGGTGCTTCGTGGGTCTCGGTGTCTGGAAGCGGCAGTcgtatgtgtgtgtttccctcCGCACCCTCAGCCCTGAGGAGGCGCTTGGCACCTTCCCGTGCTCCTGTCGTGCCCTGTCCCTGTGGAGAGGAGAGGGCGCATCAGACAGAGCAGCGGCGGTGATGCGGACTGAACCTGCCGTGTATATGCTCATACTGCGTGCCCTCAGCCTGCACACAGCCCTGCGAGGCCAGCACCAGCATCCTCCCTTCCTGTGTGTGACCCTCCCACTGCCTCCTGGGCACCTGGTGGGGTCCATGAGGTGCACGCACGTGGGAAGGGTCAGCCACACCAGTGACTACTAACGGGGCAGATGGGGCTCTGGGTGGTTTCTGTGCACCAAGCCCTGTTGCTGACCATGCTGCTGCTACGCTCATGACATGGTGTGACATCACTGTGACAGGGAAGACGGTGACAGGAGGGCGAGGTGGAGTCTGGCAACTGCATAGCTTGGCCCGTCCTCCAAGAGGAGACCCACTGGTCAGGGAAGGGAGCCCAGagccggggtggggtggggcaagcACAGAGGGTTTCTGAGCAAAGGTGAGGGTGGAGGACAGGGCGGTCCCCCAGGGCCCAGGCTACAGGCGGAGGGGGAGTCCAAAGGCCCTGGCAGTCCTGGCTGACGCTCCCACTGTCCCCGGCCAGTCCCCATACGTATAAAGACAACTGCTAGGACAAGAAGCATGTCTGGGTGTGCTCCCTGTGTATCTGCAAGTTCCACTAACAGCGAGATTTAGTTGTCATGGTCAAGGCCACCAGACCTGCCACCAATCACTCTTCTTTCTTAACCCCCGGCTGTGACTTAGCGAGGCTCCGGGCTGGGCAGAGGCACCACTTACCCTACGGCCCCCTCGGGGTCAAGGACGAGGTCAGGGCTGCCCCTGAGGCACAGGCACATGGCCCTGGCTGGGACCCGGGCCCAGCGACAGGCGTCCATTTGTGCCCTGAACACCGAAATGCCGTTTTCTCCATTGTTCCTTCCTGTCGGGAGTCAGAGAAGGGAAAGCCGTCACTGCGTGAGCTGAACGGCGCCTGGACTGGTGAGCGGCTCTGATTTCAGTGGTCGTGACTCATGCGGTTCCTCGGAAATGCACAGACCAGTGCCCATAAGAGCTGGCCATCGGCCCAGCCTCGCTCCTTCCAAACGGCATTTCCATGGACTACGCCACGGTATCCAGAGGAAGGGACAGCCTCCAAGGGACACAGACGACACATTTACCCATTTTAGAAAGATGAGATAGTGAACTTTTAAAAGTACCTGCTAAGTAATTGGGTTTTCCGCTCAATTCTGACTCATACAGACTCCTGGTAGATTTTGCTCTGCGAAGAACAGATAACAGCAAAACAACAAGCAGATTAAATGGGTTGATGAGGGATGTCAACGACATGGTGTGACGCCCAGGCAGGGAAGATGCAATAATTCACACTTTTCAACTTCGTACAGATTGTAAAGCCTTTTCTCAGCAATAGGTTTGCTGAAAATTCCAATTTACATCACGTTTGAGGCCAATAAAGGGTTAATGAATCTGCTTCAGAAAGCAGACGGGCACACAGAATGGGTTTTCAGTGCTCTGGCTTTATCGTGGATGGCCAGAGCAAAAATACAGCCGACTTGTGACCTGCAGCACTCACGTTCTGCAGGTCCCCAGGATCACTAGGTAGGTGAGGACTGAGCCCTCGCCCTagtgtgcacacacgcacgcacacacacgtgcacacatgcacacacgtgcacacacacgtgcacacatgcatacacatacacacgtacacacacgtgcacacacgcacacacacatgcacgcacacacagtTTACGCACAATCCTAAATCCCAAAGAAACTcctgctagatttttttttaattacttttcaagagaaaaaccaaggctcagaagcGTTAGGGACTTGCTTGGGGCCACCCCTCTAGCAGCGGCAGGAGTGGGAACCAAATCCCCTCCATGTGGCCGGGAGCGCTGCGAGGCCCAGCTGTCTGTCCCCTGGTGGGgagcagagacagagaggaaggggtGGCTCCCCCAGCTGGATGGAGCAGGCCGCTGCGAAAGCCCTGGGCGTAGAATCCGACGCACAGGTAAGTGCTAGGGGCAGGCGATTCACACATACAGAACGCGGGGACAGCCGCGTGACGGCCGTGTGACCTGAACGTTGGCTGATGAACCACTCAGAGCAGCTGGGAGTTCCCCCATCCAGAAAGTCGTTTGCTTCTTTCCTGAAAGGCTGGGTGCAGTCAGCCTTCTCCTAGGGCCTTTGCTTCCCCTTCCGAGTTTTACTAATATTCAGCACAACGTGGTGTCAGGTATTGACTCGGCTGTCGTCGTGTGTACCACCTTCACGTCCGTTACTGCCTCCCCGGAAGGTGTGCGACCACGCCGCACGCAGAGATGCGCCCGCGCGCCCCGCTCAGCCCCGCGGCCGCCTGTGCAGCCAGCCTGCGCTTCCCCACCCGGACGCCAGGGGGCGGCCGGCCCTGCCTTGCACCCCACCTCTAAGAGGCGGTGGGAAGGTAGGATTTTCCTCTCTGGTTCTGTAGGGCTGGAAAGACATATGCAAAAGAGAAAACTCCTTGTGTGAGTTTCCATTATAATTATCAAGCCGCAACAACGTAAAAAGCAGGAGGCTCCGAGACAGTAAGTGAAGAGGGGGAGCACTTCAGCGTCGCAGTGCTAGTGTGCGCGGTGAGAAGGCGGGCGTGAAGGTCACCGCAGGGCACACATGACCTTGGCCCTGGGCTCTGCACAGGTGGGCTGGTCCCTGAGCAGTAAGCTCTGCTTTGGCACACTTTTGGCATGACTTAGCTCGCATCATTCTGTACTGTTTCTCCTCCCTTGTATTTTACGACATTTTGCATCTTTAAACATAAGAAAGCATATCTAATTTAAAGCTGCTCCACAAAACTGCTGTCTTAGCATGCAGGCACATGTCAGAGACCAGGAGGACCGTCCCAGGCTCACAGTGGCTCTGTCCCTGGTAGCCACGCTCAGTACAGGCGTGCGACAGCAGCGGCAGAAGGCAGCGGCTCCAACTGCAAGCCCGAGGCTGACCACATCACTGTCACCAAGGGCAGAAACGAGCAGGTTAGTGTGACAGCCACTGTGGCTGCGGTCGGGTTTTCTAATCGTCTAAATGGTCGTGGGAGGCGTCACTGGTGAACTGTGGACGCTGAAGAGGACTGGACACTCAGACTCACCAAAGGGGAGCATCCTGAAGGTGGCCTCTGGGGCTTGAGAGACAAGCCTGCGTGACTAGACTGCCACGGGAGGACTTGGGCACAAGTGGCATAGGCAGTGTTTGCTGCCACAGTTCACAAACGTTCTCTTTCCTAACAGTGGCTTCCATAATGTGCTAGCTTAGAAAGCACCACACTTCGCATTTTATTGCTTGCTGGAAATGAAGGAGGAGTAGACAGGCAGTGCTGCGTGCCGGGCACCTCGCTATAAGCACCAGCCACCATGAGTGTGGCTGCTGAGGGGCTCTTACTCACTTTGTGTCCGTCGTGGCCGCGATGTCTGCCCTGTGCTTTGCCCTCAAAAGCGCgcccttcattttcatttctgccacAGAGGGTAGGAGGACGGGCGCCACTACGCAGAACAGTGAGAGCCGAGGGGACAGGGCTGTCCCCGACAGCGCCTTCCTCTTCTGTCCAAACAGGAATTTTAGTTTTCCTTGAAACTGCATCGTCTGGTGttttaaagacagaaatgtgTTCACAGAGCAAATTAGCAACACGGTCAGAGGACGCAGAACTGACATTCTCagagcagaaaaaaggaaaagaatctttTCCTGAGTCACTGAGGAGACATGAACCATCCCCTCCATGCTTGGCTCCCTTGGGACACGGACTGTCCCAAGGCCCTCGGATTGACTCACGGTTTCTCCAGAGCCTCCGTAATATCCTTTAAGTGACAACCGTGTTTTTGGGTGTGTACTCTCGAGCCACCCTCACACGGGGAGCGTGAATGTGCATCAACTTAGGCTGTCATTGACCCAGGTTACAGCCACCAGCCAGTCCCCCAGTAGCATTTGCTGGAGTAGATCATTTCTGAGGACTGTTCCAGCTTTAACCGCCATTTCCAAATTATCTTTCCTTCACTAATGATGCTAAAACTTAGGGACAGCTCGATTCTGTTTATCTACAGCATATAGTGTGAATTTAAAAGCCAGCAAGTAACTTAGGACTttgtgataaaatttttaaaatctcaaaataaataagtaaaatttaaaaaataaaaagatctctCTACAGTAGAAAAGTTGATCTATAATTGAGTTAGTCACCAAGTGCCTTCTGGGTACCCCTGGCCATTGATGCAAGAATGACCCCACATGGCCCCACTCTCTCCCTACCCagccatccatttatccatccctCTATCCATCTGTCCTTTCATCTCTGGTtcccccatccatccatctgtccatccatccatccgtccatcagtattttcttctctccttcccccatccagccatccatcaaccatccatcgatccatccatccatcaaccaTGCATCCTTTCATCTGTCCATCCTTCCATCCTCCTATCCatccattatccatccatccatccttccgtCCACACACACATCCATCTCTGTATTTGTCTATGGAttactgaatgaacaaatacCTGCAAAGCACCTAAGCTACTATATGCCAGTCACATGGTGTGAAGGATTCAAGGCAGTGCTATGCTGGGGGGTGTTTAACATCAGGctctccagaggaaaaaaaagactcaatTTATACTGTTTGCCAAATATTTAGGTGTAAGTATTTCCACCATCACTGATTACAAGCTACCAACCTAACGTCACCTGGATCTGAATTCCTGAAATGTTAACAGGCTCCCATGCACAGCACCAGCCAGTTCCATGTCACAACACCTCGCCCAAACTGTGACAGGGGGTTTCCACACTCACAGGTAGAATTGGGAAGGGCCTGGAGGCCATGCAAACGCTGTGCTGCCCACGGGCCTATCCTCAGCTCATGTATTATAAGCACCCGAGCACTCTCCAGCATGTGCAGTAATGAAGTTAAGGGTAAGATATAATCCGACACTTTTCAAACTAATGTCTGTTGCTTGTTTCCTCTACTCAGTGTATTTACAGTTTCATTTTAAACCTATGTTTCAATGTCTGCTTGAATGTATAGGAAAATCTAGCTATATCTAGCTATATTAAAACTCTTAGTTTCCTGCAAAATTTAGaactaaatatcaaaataaaagcatttatggACAACCAACTGCCTAAACAAAAGACGAGCAATTGTGTGTATATCAGGATCGTGGTACAAATGAGCAAGTGCTTCTATTATGAAGGGtcctgggcgggggggggggcggggggggcggccTGCAGCAACAAGAGATCTACCAGATGCTTCTGctgtggggctgggcctgggactCAGAGCTGGTTCAAGAGACGTTCCCACTGCCAACCACCAGCAACCTCCTTCACTGTCCCActggataaaaagaagaaaatcccagGACCAGAAGCTATCACTTCGTTATCCGACGGTTGAAGCCAAAATATTGCCATAGACAATATGGTTGCCCGGAGGCAGCCAGGAGTGACTCTCTAAGCTGCTGTCACTCTGGACAAAGTCAAAGCAACTTGGCAGGTTGGCTGGCCTGAGGCAGGTGAAGTGGGCCCAGAAGCACAGCATCTCTGGTGGGACCCCAGTTTGGAGAGGTGTAAGCTAGGTGAGGCTCAGGGAGAAACACGTAGGGCCCAGGAGCTCCAGGACACAcagcctgggagggagggcaggtCCTGAGTCCTGGGAAGGGTTTCAGAGACCCAGCAGCTCAGCTCCCTCACTGGTCAGGCGGAGCCAAGAGGGAGGGACATGGGGAGGCAAGTGGAACCAGAAGGGGGGGAATGTCAGGAAACTGGGTGGTGACGTCTGGAGAAGGGGCCTGGGTGGAGGCAAAGGagggatatttttgtttttcattctctacTGTTCTGAAGTGACTGAGTTTGTATCATGTACAGCAATgttttcattaagaaaacaacaaccGTTACtgcagaaacaaaacaaccaacaGGAAAAGGTGAATAGAAACTGCACCACCGGTGCTGGTCACGGGTCTGTCTGCACTGAGCCTGGGGAAGCCTGGCTAAGGCTCCTCAGGCCAGACCCATGGGCAGCTTGGAGGTGGGATGGTCTGGGGGTGCATTTCCTGAAAGCGGCTGGGGGTGGCTCAGAGGGCAGTGAAGCTGCTGTGTACCGCGTGGTGGGCTCCAGGCTGGAAAAGGCCGGCGCGAAACAAGCCCAGACAAGCACCGATGGGACACGCCGCCAGCGGCACTCGAGGGCTGGTGTGCAGGGGCTGCTCTCTTCCCCAGAGCCATGTAGAGGACAACCCACAGACAGGCCACTGGCAGCCACCCACCTTGCCTCCCCAGATGCACACTGAGCacctgctactgtgtttccccgaaaataagacctcgccagacaagcagctctaatgcatcttttggagcaaaaattaatataagacccagtgttgtcttatattatataagacccattatatttctgttctattctattctataagacccggtcttacagtaaaataaaacccggtcttatattaatttttgctccaaaagacgcattagagttcattgtccggctaggtcttcttttcggggaaacaggtagGAATCTCCAGCATAGCCCTGGCCCAACGCTCGGAGGCTGTGTCAAACACCCAACACCAAACACCAGGGGTACGTCCCTCCCAGGGCCACAGCTCAGGTGGGGAGATGGACCCCCGAGGGACCCACAGGGAGGGTAGGCAGTGGTTGGGAGTCTAGGGGCAGCAGAGCACATACCCGATGGGGCCGGAAGCTAAGCCTGAGAGGCCTGCCCTGTGGCACTGGTGGCAAAAGGCCCTGGGATCCTGGGGTCAGAAGGTCGCCATGTTGAAGTGCTGCCCAAGGATGCGGCAGTGGGGTTCTTGGGAGGCTGTGACCACAGGAGAGTGTGggcactgggctggggaggggcagtaGTGGAGGTTGTGGAGAGCGACCCAGGCATCGGGGGTTCAAGAGGCAGCAGGGTCTGGCACTGGCTGGGGCCCACTCTGCTGTGCCCCTGGGAGGGCATGTCCTCCTTGCCCCTCGTCCCCTGTGGCGAGGAAACAGTCAGATAGGGGAAGTGGAAAGCCCAAGAATTGATCTGCAAGAGCCATTCAGCCCTAGAGCCTGGGCAGGAATGGAGGCCCGGGACCTGTGCCGAGAGGTAGGAGGCTTTGGTGCCTGTCGGTCCTGGGCAGCGGGGATGTGGGGGCTGGACAATGCTCTGAACAGGAATCTCAGATAAAGGCACCGTGAACGCAAACCCATGACAGCGTACCAGGCTGCTGCAGGCTGTGGCACTCTGCAGCGTCTGTCATGCGTCAGCAGCCCTTGTCACCACCTGCTGAGAACCTGCTCCACCTGCAGCCTGACCCTGGCCCGGACGTGCTCACTCACCAGGAAGCCCGATGTGCTGTCTAGGAGGCAGCGCACGCGGCAGATGAAGCAGCGCGTCAGGAAGGCCGAGAACTCCGAGGGGCCCGCACGCCCGTCCTGGGCCCTGAGCAGCCGCCCCAGGACGGCATCCTCTCCTGCCCACGTGGACCAGCAGTGACCGAGAGAGACCATGAGAACACTCTGGTCAGCAAGGTGGCACATGTGACAGCACGCAGTCACCACGCCGCACACACGCCTGCCCCATCACGCACAGCCACACAGCTTGCACTCCCTGTGCCCCCGcctgtccccaaccccatccccagAGACAGCTGCTGTGATAGGTGTGCTCAACATGGTCACACGCATGCAGGACACCGCAGTTGTTTGCGTTGCGCTTCATAAAACAGCGCCATGTGTGGGCCCCTGGGTTACTGTCACTCAGCTTCACGAGAACtgtgctgctgcagctgctgtgtGCAGCTGTGTGGGGGACTGTCCTCCAATCAGTTCTAACTCCTGGAGACGGTGAGAGAACCGGAGTCGGGCCCTAGGGCCCCGGGGACCCCACCCTGTGTTCCAGCGTCCTCTTGAGGGCCACCCCCCTGCCAAGTGCGTGGCCAGCAGGCAGGGGTCTTGCCCATAAGGAACAGCATCTCTGAACAGACAACAATCCTTTGGGGCTTTTTCCAGGTAAATCTAATGTGGGCCAAAGGGATTTCCCAGGAGGCATGCGACCCGGGGACACAGGTGCCGCAGCTTCTTGGCAAGGTGTCGGAGCGCACAGAGAGGTGACCAGAGATGCCACCACCCAGGGCCCAAGGGCCACGGGCCACCAAGAAGGCGAGACAGGAGGGAGGAGGTCCCTGAAGGACACAGGACTGGCATACCATGCTCAGggtgaagggaaggagaagggaagcaGGTGGGCAGTTCTCAGGTGCATGTGTTTATGTGAAGGACTCCAGCCTGGGGAGACGCACCTGGCTCTGAGCACAGGGGCTGCCCACACGCCACCTGGGGGGGGTCCATGGCCCAGTGCAGCTGCCGGCAGAAGTCCTGGCGGTCGTCCACGTGGATGTAGTCATAAATGTTTTGGTGCATCACGTCCGTCTGAAACATCACAATACGTGTCAGATTTACCCTAAGTGAGTTCTCACCCATTTCCAGTGACTGCCACCTGCACAAACGGCTCAGCTATCTGTCAAGAGGACGTCACATCTGTGAAGGGAAAGTCCACAGAAAAGACAGGAGCTTGGCCTCGAGGCCATTCCCTCCCTTGGGGGACGCACCTCGTGGCCTGGAACATAGAGCCACCAGCCCCTCTGCCACCCGCCAGGCCGTGCCCTCAGGGGTTGAGCAGGAGGTTCAGAGACCCAACGTCTTCTGGGGCCAAGACACCCACTTTTCTAATTTGACGCCGATCCTCCATGACTCGGAGGTCTCTCCAGCTATATGATTTGGGCACTCTCAGCCTCTGTGCTATACTCGAATTGCCCAAGTTTACCAGGAAAGTGTCCCTGTGAGGTGAGGGGTGAGCCGCCAGGTGAGACAAGAGCTGGGCCAGCGCCTCCTGGTGACATCTTTCTTCCCAGCACCTCTAGGCCTGACTCTTGCCCCTTCCAGGATGCCACAGGACCCAGAAGCCCGCAGCCTTCTCTCTGGGCCTGTCTCCCCACTTGTCTCCCCACTGAACACAGGGGCTGACCCTTGTGGGCATCAGGTCCATACTGGGAAGCCACCATCTGGGCCACAGGCTGTGATGATAGGTGCTGCCGTTGTAACAACGTTCTCAGAGTGCGTTGGTGAACGACGCACGCCCGTGCACGTCTCTGAGTTCTCTCCCCTAACTGTTGCTCTGATGCTCCCAGGAAGGTAGAGCAGGAAGGTGGTCGTAACTGCAGGGTGGACTCTATCACCTGTGCACTCCACAGTGCAGAGAGACTATGTTTTCACAGAAAGCAGTGGGCACAGAGGTCACAAGTGGTGTCCTTGTCAGTGCCCAGGATCATGAGCTCAGGGCATGAACGTGGGACTGACAGACAGAGACCAACTCCTGGTGGAAGTGGATACACCAGGCTTTCCCTCCAGGTCTGAAACTGCCGACACCCGCCTCACCTGATGGCTCTAGTCTTACCTGATAGCTCTAGTTTCACCTGATGGCATCCGCCTCACCTGGTGGCTCCCGCCTCGAGTCTCACCTGGTGGCTTCCAGCTCACCTGAGGGCTCCCACCTTACCTGACGGCTCCATGATCACAAGTACACTTCCCACAGGGATGTTTTCCTAATAAACTTTTCTGATTCAAGCATAACATATAGGCTGAAAAATGCCCAAATCATGAATACACAGCCTGATGGGTTCCCCGTATGACCACCACGCAATCAGGAGACAGGACAGCAGCAGCACCTCTGAGACCCTTCCCTCCTGCAGGCGGGGTCACGGGCACGGCCAACAGCACTGAGAGGTCTGCAAACGGAGCACTGGGTTCCCTGGTGCGTCCTTGCTCGCTCAGCATCCCAGCTGTGACATTCACCCAGTTTTTGCCACCATTGCTGTATGAGTTTCACTGTATGAATACCTCTGGTTAATTCCCGCTACGGCTGATGGGCGTTCAGCTGCTTCCCGTTGTGACTCGTGGCCTGTGGCATGTGACGCAGCCACATTTCTGACTGCACACCCAGAAGTAGAGTCGCTGGCTCACGGCAGCAGAGTTTCAGTTTCAGTAGATAATGCCAAACAGTTTCCCAGAGCGACTATACAAGATGCTCTCCCACTGTGGCAAGTACGAAAGTCTAGTGGCTTTACTGGCCAACATTTGGTGCTTTTAGCCTTTGTCATGTGAGCCACTGTGGCGGTGTATCACAGTTTCTTGGAATGTTTTTAACTTGCACGTCACAGACACTAATGAAACTGCATCTTCTCACGTCTGTTGGTCTTTAGATgcaagtgtgtgtgcgtgcacacatgcGTGTTGCCCATTGGTGTCTTCTCTCCGTTTTCCAACGAGCTGTCATgctgttttgtctcttttttcctgttctggaGACGAGGCCTTggttgcaaacatcttctccactccctctctgcctctctgccctCTCAGTGGATGTCACACAGCTTGTACATCAGTCTTTCCTGAGAGGGTTTTATCCCAAGAAATCTTTTCTCCTAGCTCTCCTAACTCTGCCCTGTTATCTTCTAGAAACTTCTACCATCCACCTGATATTTACTGTGTATGGTGTGAGGCAAGAGTCAAGACCCCTTTTTCTGCCATGCAGATCTGGTTCACCCAGTTCCATTGATTGGCAAGACCACCATTTCCTCACTGCTGACAGGGCCACCTTTATCCAAACCCCACATCCGTGCACACGTCTGCTTTTCTCCAGTTCTCTGATGGGTCCACTTATCTGTCCTTGCTTGGGTCCCACGCCTGTCTTACCTGCTGAGATTGTAGAAGGCTTGCATCCGGGATCATAAGTGTCCCGTGATCGTCACTgctgctccccagccccctcACAGGTCTCCTGGGCCCCTGCACTTACAGTTAGCGTGTCCGTTTCCACCCAGAAAAGCTGCTCAGTTTTTGCGTTGATGTCATTAATTCTATACCTTGATCTGACGTCTTTATAacaatgttgagtcttccaagTCCTAAATATGGCAGACACTCCATTTAGCTGATCACTTTGGTTTCTGTAACGAATGTTTTGCCTTCTGTGTGGAGGCATGACACATCATTTGACTCATTTGGGAATCTGGTGTTCTTCCATCCTACTGCAGATGGCTGGCATGTGCCCTCTACGGTTTCGGGAAAGGGCAAGATGATGCTACCCTCTGACCTCTGAGCACTGGCTGTCACCATCCTCAGCAGGCTGCATGTTCTTCTCTCGTGACTTTGAGTCAGTGACCCCAAGCTCGGCAGAACCCTGTTTGTCATGTCCACACTTTAGTTACCTACCGAAGGGGCCATGTGGAATTAACATCCTAGGCAAGTCTGTGGCTTAACCAAGCCGCAGGCGAAACATGAACTTGGAAGAGAAACTGGAGATGACACTTCTGACCAAGACCAATCTGAAGACATTCCATGTGAATATTCTTTAGCTTGAGGAAACAAGTCTGTGTTGTAATAATTAGTGTGGCATGTCTGACCACTCTTAGTCTTTCTTAATCTCCCAGAGTCTGGTTACTACGACGTGAGGTCAAGAGAAATAAATGGTGAGAAAAATGTGAGGAGAAGATAGAATGATCTAACAACTATTCAAATGGACAAAAACAAACATGGTTTTGATCAAGTATAAGCAGTCGCTATTCTAGCTCCAAACCATCATTTATGGAGTTAAGaatgaaagcattattttaacAAACTGCCCTTTCCAGCATCTTCCCTTTTTTgtgcaaagtgtgtgtgtatctgttaCCCTAACTGCTCTCATCAGCAAGCTCTAATATCACCCTGATTCACACAGGGACAAGTGCCCCCAGCTGCTGGCCTTGGAGAGAACACACCACTTCAATCAATACACACTGACAGCAACTAACAGACACATCGAAACCCACGTGTTCATCCCTAAAAGTGCTGGACTTGAAGACAGACAATGGGCTCAGATTGTGACAGGAAGTAAGTGGTTCCTGTCTTTTTGTAAAGTATTTTACACTCGAACCTCACAATAGCACAAAGCTGTTccaatattttcatgaaatattttgcatatgttaGAGGCAGTGCCTGATTTAATGgcctttggaaataatttccttacAATAAAAGGCAAAACTTTTTTTACTTCTAACTCTTGGAGGGAAACGATCAAGCTCCAAGAAAAAAGAGACCCGATGACACATTCAGACCCAGAGTCAAGGTCGCTGTGCAGGACACTGCCTCAATCACGATGCCAAGGCCTGCTGGATCTGCGAAGCATGGCCGGAGAATTCATGGGCAGCTCAGGAGACG is part of the Rhinolophus sinicus isolate RSC01 linkage group LG03, ASM3656204v1, whole genome shotgun sequence genome and harbors:
- the AHRR gene encoding aryl hydrocarbon receptor repressor; this encodes MIPSGECMYAGRKRRKPVQKQKPAVGAERSNPSKRHRDRLNAELDHLASLLPLPPDVVSKLDKLSVLRLSVSYLRVKSFFQAVQERCPRQPAASAPSPGDSGPRGALAVLEGRLLLESLDGFALVVSAEGVIFYASATIADYLGFHQTDVMHQNIYDYIHVDDRQDFCRQLHWAMDPPQVACGQPLCSEPGEDAVLGRLLRAQDGRAGPSEFSAFLTRCFICRVRCLLDSTSGFLTMQFQGKLKFLFGQKRKALSGTALSPRLSLFCVVAPVLLPSVAEMKMKGALLRAKHRADIAATTDTKAKSTRSLYESELSGKPNYLAGRNNGENGISVFRAQMDACRWARVPARAMCLCLRGSPDLVLDPEGAVGDRARQEHGKVPSASSGLRVRRETHTYDCRFQTPRPTKHLNWVTGKHGQDGAKLKLEPSRSDVFSMPAVPRGSCMPYPGTPGTIPASGVSPFRNSPSCHQPPSAYASRASRALRDGVQGQVHPPASCPFPQGSMENRLPQPGVQRLAAGAYSTEDIKLRGVPMPPGAPCNPMLSLDVPIKMEGDSGSEDAADGYSLSPSHVWLGASDVAKRQLVTFPTRMHLKTEPDSRHHLYGPHLGHGMPRAAPRPGRELAPVHPAPCTPCVCLEPPRCLCVRGHQPPALGCDCRAPGTPPMIKREPLDSPPWASHSQGGVPGMLPKGALATLVPPTASECTFLP